In the Pelmatolapia mariae isolate MD_Pm_ZW linkage group LG10_11, Pm_UMD_F_2, whole genome shotgun sequence genome, GTAAAGTGAAACCCGAGTTTGTTGCTTTAGTGCTGATTCTACGTTTCCTGTATTCTCAACATGCACAAACCACACAAAACAGTTAAAGCTGCATTCAgggtgttgttttcttttctttctcctcctgGTTATTCATCTTTTATGAACTCAACCAGTCTGCACATATCAGGCTGTGAGCCATGAGAAGGCTTTGGGGTGAGGGGAGCTGCTTGCTGATATAAAATGGCTGACACTTTGACTGTCAACAGAggacatatttttttctttctcagtctGGGGTTATGCAAAAGATGAAGTAGTAACTATGggttttaaaattacaatatgtTTTCCATTTCAGGGGAATTGGCTTCTGCTGTGCATGAGTTTTAGAGGGAAATGCAGACCAGCAAGCTGGTGGCACTCTGTCCTGCTCAAAGACACTAAAACAGGATGGATTCTTGCAAAAGCACAGATTAATGTTCATTGGGTTATAATTGTGATGGGTTATGGTtagaaaaatattattattattattgtatttttgtgcaACAGAACAAAACATGTACTCGGGTATGTTTATGGTAAGAAGTTTAACATCTGCATTACCAAATCCAATGTTCAACACATGCCATAAATGAGCTCAAACATGGTGAATGGTACAGATGAATCTGGGGACAATGTAGATGCATATGAAGCTAAATAAAAGCTTGTGTTGGAGCCATAAATTGCTGGATCATATGGTTAAACAGACTCATGGTGGGTAATTGGACATTTGACTGGACATGTTTTGTCTGGATTTGAGAATTAAGTTTTGGACTGAGCAGAACTACTTGATGCTTCCTTTAATTATTGGGCTGGGTGGAGTTATAGTTCTAATATTTATTGGGATTGACGTTGGTGTGCGGTGGGACGTTCAAATCGTCGATGTGACTCACTCTTGAGCTATTTGGGCTTGCCCTTTCCAATaaatttggggggaaaaaatggaaTCTCGGTGGCTGACAAAACTTCTTTCAATTCAGATTTGATGTTGCTGTCCTTGCTGCGAAAACCTCAGGAATACTGAAGTAGTCGACGGAGAACAATCACATTTGGTGACTAAAGGCAGTCTGAAACTAGCAGTCACTCTGTCTGTTTATGTAAACTCTTCTTTGGTCCTATACTGTGTTTTAGAGAGACTAGGCTTATGGAAAGGCTCTGGAAGTGACTGCCAAATAACCACATCCACCCTTAACTATCCCTTCTGCTCTCTCCTAGGCAAAAAGGCGATTGGCGCTCGATGATTCGGACCACCAGTACCAGACAGAACCAGCCAAAACTCCAAGAGGTAGAGGAGGAGCCGCGGCATCAAATGGGGCACGGCTGAAGACACCCAGAAGTAAGAAGGTGGCTCTTAAGAGCCCTCTGTCATCTTGTTTGTTCATTTCACTGCAGATTGTTTCAACTTCATCATGTCCATGCTCCTGCCGAGCAGCACAGATGGGAACAGTGTAgatgcagctgttttttatggttattccaataaaatgagttttgttttttcccctgagCTAAACATCATCATGAAGGTAAGGTCCTTGGTTCTCTCCGAGTGGTTCACTCAGCTTTCCATGAAGAAAAATCTCTCCAGTGTTATATCAGTATATTAGTAGTGTTGATTAATCTGTTTCATCAATATATAAACAGTAGTATTGTGTATATAAACTATGGAGCTGAAATGGGGAACTCTGTCAACATATTAAAGAAAAGCAGGGAAGTGTTTCCTATAAAGCTTATTGCTTCCAGACTATATTCAAGCACAGTAAGTAACTTCCTGTTAGCTCGGTGTTTTATTTGGCCTGcaatctttaaaaatgtaaaaaagaaccGGGTGGGGAGAGAGATCTGCTTGCTTCTTTTACATGAATCTAGTGATCGTGGCAGTGTAGTATGTGGTATTGTGGGAGGTCACAACAGGTGACGTGGTGTGGATCTCTGCTCTTAAACCGCTCTGCCCACTGAGAACAGGAATGGGATACTGTGCGAACAGagcctttaaaattaaaaaaatgtttagctGTAAATTGTAACCCGACATAGGAATTAAAAAGTGATCTTTTTGCAAATTGGCCTGTAGCTCGTCTTCACGAAAATACCCCGGCGATCGTTGCTGAGTCATTTCCCTTTCAGCATTTCCCTGGAAAAACTGTCTTCGGTTTTCCCAATATTGAGTGTTAATGAGCAATTCGTACTGTAAATGTGGTCCAGTATGATGTGGTCCATGCTTGTTTCCAACACTGACTTCAAAGTTGGCTCTTCGTCTTTGTGAATGAGTCACAGCACAAAACCGAGTATGATCACCCATCCGTCCAGCAGGTAGTCCGTTTCTCCTGACACCCCTGCTGCTCTTGGACTCCTGTTGACTCTCGGACATATTGATGAAGCTGCGTTTTGCTCGGCCATATGCTTTCATGTGAAACTGCATCTAGCAATGACTGAGTTTTCATGTCTTGGCTAGAAACTGTCCTTCAAATTGCTTAAATTACTTaaatttccctttttctttcgctcttctttctgctttttgtcCACCATAGCACCTAAGTCTCCACCAGAGAAGACGCGGTACGACACATCTTTGGGCCTCTTAACAAAGAAGTTTGTGGACCTTCTTGCTCAGTCTTCTGATGGTGTTTTGGACCTCAACCTTGCTGCTGAAACCTTACAGGTAAATTGAGGAAGATGCTTTGTTTTTGGTCAGCGTTGTAGCGACTGATGAGTTACGCCATTAAATCTGTACACGTGTTCCTCACTTGCAGGTACAGAAAAGGCGGTTGTATGATATCACCAATGTACTAGAAGGCATTCACCTCATCAAGAAGAAATCCAAGAACAACATTCAGTGGATGTAAGTGGTTATTCTCCCTCACTCTGCCATGCAGGTGCTTGGTTTGGACtctgcatttttctttctcctccatCTTTGCTTCTTTCTTTACCTCAGCTGATGTGTCGTATGAGGTTACCCAACAGTGCCGACACTCACTTTACTTGAATCATTTTAGTTGTTCGCTCACTCAGAGCTCATAAGTCCATAACTGGGCCCGAGACACCTGTGCTTTCCAGTTTAGGGTGGCTTTTCATTTAAACAGATTTTGAGTCATGTTTGTGAGCTGTATGTACTGttatggttttattttaaagctctGTTGATTTTACTCTCATGGCCTAAGATGTAGGCCATGTCCCCCTCAGGCACTAAAGTCGGAAATGACTACAGAAATGTATTAGGTCAGAATACTTTGAAGGTAGTTTCCCCAGTTTTATGTTTTGAAGTCACTTGTTCTTTACAGGATATGCGGTCAGTGGAGCCTGGTAATCACACCTTTTCTTTGTAATGAAGGAAAGGTGCTTAAGTGAGAGGTAGCTCATACGTACCGAAACATAAATCCTGTGTTTACTTGAACAGAAATCAGAACTTTTTTTCACTGTTGAAGTTGATGTGCCAAATATTTGAAACTAAACACCAAATGGCTACAATTGAGCGCCCTGAGGTGATTCTAAACCGCTGTATTTCACTCTCCACtggcttttctttcatttacaggGGCTGTAGTCTGTTGGAGGTTGAGGGGGCGCTGAGCCAGAGACAGAGACTGACAGCTGAAGTTTCTGCGCTGGCTGATGAAGAGCAGAGGCTCGAACAACTGATCCAGAGATGCTCTCTGGATATGAGACACATGAGCGAGTTGCCAGGCAACCAGAAATATCCTTTTGTTAGTTGAGATTGTGGCTAAAGTTTTAAGGCGCCTTTGTAAGTTTTCACTATTCATCCTAGTTCAACATAAATCTCGTAAAGATGCAGAGTAAGTCACTACAGGATTGCAAGGTCTTGTTTGTAATCTACTAAAACTGTGCAGATTTCTGAGCAAACACCAAGTAAGTTCATTTCAGGAGTGTCCACTGCAGTTTTGCTAAGAGCAGTGACAATTGGAGAATCAAAAACAACCTGATGAGGGCAATAGATTTTTAAATGTCTCTGTAAGCAGTGTGCTTTTTCAGAtcagtgggaggaagctgacGGAGTATTGATACGTTCTGACATGAGATTGAAGTCTGTTAGAAATCGCTCTTGAGGAGGGCAGCCCTTCGCTTCTTAAATGTTGCAGCTCATGTAGGGAGTGGCTGTTTTATTACAAATACGTTTGTCACAGGCGATCTGATCAAAAACGCCAAACATCAAAAGCCTTTGCTGATTTGAATTTGGGAGATTCCCCAGTAAAGGTGATTTTCTTGGTCACGTCCAGGCAGCAGGTCCTATAGTGCTATAACCCTTTAACTGTGTAATTTGCGATTTCATTTAAACTTGCGCAGAGCGCACAAAGTCAAGGTCAGTTTCAAATTAACTCAGATTTTATGTGGAGGATTGTTGTTCATAAGTCTGAGCTGCAGCTGATTAGTTTTCAGCAGGTGTAGTTCAGTTTGGAAGCCTGAGGGCAGCGTGTCAGGTGAGGAGTGGCACTGGAGCACcatttccattagtacctactcaggGCGGCTCGCCACAGTTTTCAGGATTTTCCATTAGGTGATGAGACCTGGTACCAGGCCGGTGTTCTAAGCGACctaaaaatgtaatgtaaacagaatgCATACTACCGATTGGCTGGTTAGTGGGTTCACTCAGTGAGTCATGAGTGTCTCCTTCACGAAAATCAAAACTGCCATTTATTAAACCCAGCAATGAGGAAAACAGCTGGACAGAAACAACTTTGCTGAGTCTGAAACTCTACACACTGAGCAGCAGGTGTAACGTTGCCTTGACGTCCACCTTTGTAGTGCTTATCCGCATTGCAATAACGACCCCCCACACACATCCGGTTGGTACTAGGTTGTAATGGAAAACGAGTCGTATCGCCACAAGACTCGAGTCACATCTTGCTGAtctgagtaggtactaatggaaaacactcttcagctttttcagcGCTGTGCACTGTGACTTCATCAATCGTGGCGATTCATCTCCGAGTGTATTGAAAACagacttctttttttgtccCTCACACCAGCACAGTGTTAACTCACCAATAACCTACTCACCAAAGTTGCTTCCCTGCAACGTTATCCACTTCcctaaaattaaaaatcaagTTTAATGATAACACTTCTGACAAACTGGAGGAGATCCAGAACTGACCGCAGAGGCACAAATGCAAGTTCACACATAGGATGCGTAGAAGATCACACAATCATCAGAAGTTAATGTTCCTGTagatcatatatatatatatatatatatatatatatatatatatatatatatatatatatatatatatataaataaaaaagattttCTGCATAACATTAGCTTGCAGCCAATTATTAGAATCATCAGGGAAAAAATGGATTACCTTGTGATCCAAGTTAATAGTCATGGTTTGCATGTGCGCACTGCTCAGTAAAGACGCAGAGGCTTGAGATCTTTTCCTCATCGACCCGTGTCCTCAGATTTTGCACACTCATGAAGAAACTCCTTCAAATACCATGCAGTACAGCTAGTTGCAAAAATAATTGTGCTCGTGcctttcatttgtaaaattgTCATTATGAATTCTTTAAGTCTCACTAATTGTTTTATAATGCCAAAAGGGGGTTTAGACAGGCACAGAATGGTGACATGGCTGTTTCTTAGTCTAAAAAAACAAGATTTGGTTTCATATAGACCAGTTCCTTCTCAAAAAGCTGTAATATGCTTTCAATACTTTAAGAGCTCTGCCTTCAGGAACAACTAGCTGTGTTTTACTTCTCCACGAACAAACCATCTCTTTTCTAACATGTCACAGAATGCAGGTCATTTCTAACAGCACATGTCATATAGTGTTTGTTCTGTATCAACACAGACgcagttttatttctttaaccCGGCTGTTTCCACATATGCTTATGTAACATACCAAGATATCAAACAAGGGAGCCTCAGAGACCAGACGGTTATTGTCGTCAAAGCACCCACAGACACCAAACTAGAAGTGCCGGACCCTGAAGAGGTTTGTATACATgctcacaaacacacgcacCTGATTTGTTTTCGACCACTTGTCATATGACTTGAGTTCTTTTATAGACAAGACTTCATATTGGTTAGGTTCACTTCTGACCTTGGTCAGATAAGTCAGTCAGTTTTAAATGTAACTATGTTGAAGTTTTTCAACGTGATATCATGCACATCTTGCTCAAGATTTGTCCACTATATTGGATCTAATACAACCACTGGTTGCTAGGCGACAATATGTATTGCCTGATTGGTTGGGAGTGGTTCATGGAGGTTTCTGGTTTTTGCTGGGTGAAATCTGTTGCAAAGTAGGTGCTGCATGAAAAACTCCTATATTGCACCGGTTGGTATCAGATTTACATGGTTGCTAGTAGTtcgttttgtttcttttttacgCCTGAACCGTAAAAGGTTGATGGCACATTGTCAGCACCCTGCAGGGCAGGTGGGCAGGCGGGTGATGTGGACCCCCAAGTTTGTAAATGCATAACACGAGAACAAAGCGTTGTAGGAGTTTCAAATTGGTACCATAGGTGTATCTCGTAAAAATCTCAGACGTGTTTGAATCTCGGTGACCTCAACCTCAAGATCAGGGGTcggaggtcaagttttctgaataTTTTGTCAATGCGATAACTTTAGAAGATGGTCAcctaggattttgaaattcatcCCATAGGTGCACCTATTAGAAGGCTGAAGGGTACTACTGACCACTGCCAGTATTTTTCCATGGTTCTCTGCAGACTCTTGCTAACTATCTTGAGCGGTAGAGCATCTTGGAAAAGTAGTAAACTTTTAGTTTCAAGGCGAGTGGTCATCATTTACGTTTTATCACACTGTCACAGTTTCATTACAGCTCAGAGCAGCTGGACAGTGTTTACAGAGAAGTCTGTCACTTTCATGGAAACTATAAGCAACTGAAGGGATATGCTAGCAACCGTTTTCTGGTTGGGGAAAATGCATCTTTTTTTCCCGTATTGTCATGTAGGGGGGGAAAATGGGTGTCACTTACTCGTCTAACTAGCTTGCCTTCAGCAATCATTTTCCAGCGACTGCCATCAGCCTCCAGCGACCACTTGTAACTGGTCGGGGAATAGcctccccccccacacacacacacacacacacagagtgggtGGTTGCCAAATGGTCTCCTAGCTGGTTTCTAAGCCTATGTGACTGGTGCCTTATTAACTTGATCCTACATTGTCACTATGATGGTCATATCTCCAAAATGACTCACAGGTTAATGCAACAAGGTTGGCAGTCATGTGAACCTCAATACTCTACTGTATGTTCGAACCATTTAATAGAAACGGAAAATGGGCTGGCCTATGTAACAGAcacattttttccctttaaatcGGTGTGTAaactttgaataaaaaaaaaaccagaacatttttttttttaatttaatttggtACCTTTAGAGTTTTAATTTGTCCTTTAACAATGATTTCTGAGTGGCTCGGTCAGTCTGAGAAATCATTGCACTGAATTGATCATATTTTAGATACATTGCTACATGCATAAACTCCTACATTTGGTGTGTGCACATGTTGGTAATCAGTAGTACATTTATGTGCATTGTTGTTCTGATTCGAGTACCTGTTCTCTCTCTGTAGAGTTTATCCATACACCTGACCAGCACAAAGGGTCCCATAGAAGTCCTGCTGTGCCCGGATGAGGAAAACGACCCCAGGAGTCCCGTAAAAAATGGGAACACAGACATCAATGGGAACTCTCCTTTCCTCAAAGTCCTTCAAGGTTGGTTTCAGATGGATAGTAGTGTACTGCAGCACTTTCTGAT is a window encoding:
- the LOC134637575 gene encoding transcription factor E2F3 isoform X1 — encoded protein: MRRGTSSAQEKVILAGVGGSSLDNNIILTALSDRLNPGQSNATYIQIITTPPPCNVTQTSNVCLSEPQINNIYTTPQQAAANAAGQRPALGRPPAKRRLALDDSDHQYQTEPAKTPRGRGGAAASNGARLKTPRTPKSPPEKTRYDTSLGLLTKKFVDLLAQSSDGVLDLNLAAETLQVQKRRLYDITNVLEGIHLIKKKSKNNIQWMGCSLLEVEGALSQRQRLTAEVSALADEEQRLEQLIQRCSLDMRHMSELPGNQKYAYVTYQDIKQGSLRDQTVIVVKAPTDTKLEVPDPEESLSIHLTSTKGPIEVLLCPDEENDPRSPVKNGNTDINGNSPFLKVLQDPSCTTTSPNPFLAPPPSSSSAVSVTTLSPISSPYTSLLQQTEDQIPSSLGPFLNLGPTLLDQEDDYLLGLGDDQGISDLFDSCDFDKMPSLGLDELLGS
- the LOC134637575 gene encoding transcription factor E2F3 isoform X2, giving the protein MVLLSPLHLCSQMEILAKRRLALDDSDHQYQTEPAKTPRGRGGAAASNGARLKTPRTPKSPPEKTRYDTSLGLLTKKFVDLLAQSSDGVLDLNLAAETLQVQKRRLYDITNVLEGIHLIKKKSKNNIQWMGCSLLEVEGALSQRQRLTAEVSALADEEQRLEQLIQRCSLDMRHMSELPGNQKYAYVTYQDIKQGSLRDQTVIVVKAPTDTKLEVPDPEESLSIHLTSTKGPIEVLLCPDEENDPRSPVKNGNTDINGNSPFLKVLQDPSCTTTSPNPFLAPPPSSSSAVSVTTLSPISSPYTSLLQQTEDQIPSSLGPFLNLGPTLLDQEDDYLLGLGDDQGISDLFDSCDFDKMPSLGLDELLGS